The genomic stretch gcccgcacccgattgacccgcaacccgagtagggttggcccgaaacccggtgggccgtcccgattgacatccctaaaaaTGACTGTCCGCTCGACCGCTAATGCCATGTAATGACTTAATTTTTTCGACAAAGTCAAACATAAATATGTATCATTATCAATAACATTTAAAATGTATTTATAAGAATATTCCATAGACTAAGAGATATGTGTTCCAAAAATCTTGCTTTATGTTTTGGTTAGGCTATCTAATTGGGAATGCTCTAATTGATAGAATGGAAGCTTTTGGATTcgttttttcttcttctaacAAATAAACAAAGAGAAGTAGTATATAAACATAATTAAGAATGCCTGCTAGTTAAAATACTTAATGAATACCAATCATTACAAGATAAATGAAATCCTGTATTCCATCCGTTCATATTCAATAGTCACACTTCTTTTCATTTTGCAAGTGGCATTAATGATTAATTCGCCACCACATTGGATAACATAACCCACTATTCTTTTCCACTTTTTCTACTACTATTGCTTTACATTCAACTAATTGTATTgcattaatcattttttttcatcacaTACTTTACAAACTTATAccattggaaacaataaaacaTATGTAAATGTGAGTCACATTAATATACCCctcaaaatcatgcatgatGTCTgaatgtgtgttttatttttattttatcagaGTCAAGTCTGAATTTTTTTAGATAATCTGAAAAACCAGTTCCTAGTGTGTGCAATTGCCCCTTGTGAATATACATTAAGAATATACATAgagatattttaatacattaagtggggcaaaaatatacatagagatattttaatacattaagaAGGGGCAAAAATaaggaaatttaaaaaaatttaaaattaattattaaaaatagcatatatgaatttttttaggtggggcaattgccccatGTGAATGCCATATAGATCCGTCCCTGAGTGTGTGAGCATATTAACCCATGTCCAAAATTTCACATAGAATGTCGGCTCCTTCTTTTAAAGAGAATCCAAACCATGGATAAAATGTATGCTTTCTATAATTTATTAACAATATTAATAAGCAGCAGTCCTTTTCAAATTGAAGATCGACATTATTAGGACTCGTTTTTTCACATGGACTGGTATTAGTGGGCTGGATTACTTTAGGGTTTGTGGAGGAGGATAACTATGGCTTATTCTCAAATTTGTCACATGTTTTGTGGGTTGGATATTTTCGGCCCATGTCATGACCCACGTTTGGTACAGTTTGTAGATGTTAGGTTTTCCACCAAAAAGGCATCTATACCCTTTGGTATTTTCTCACATTCCCAAACTATCACCGATGTTTTCGCCTAAACACTTAAAGTGACATTGTTCCCGCCTTAACAGCAACATTACGCGCCACGCTTGGGAGGAGCATCTTCCAACAAGATCCAAGTAAGAATTGAAAATGACTTTGCTTATGTTCACTGATCAGTTACTTTGGGAATATGCTTCAGATCGTGCAAAACTTTGGTGAATCTGGCTTTACTGATTCGTGGGTGTAATGCAATTTATGCGATAATACACATTTTATTCGCAATTAATTTGGCATATGATTAAACTTGTTGAGTGGATTACTCATTGTCGTCGCGTTCTTTGTGTGCAAATTCGCTTTGGGCTGCGTCGGTGAAGTCTACATGGCCGAGTCACGTCGCACTGGTTTTGAGCCACCACGGAAGACAAATGTACACGGTAAAAGGCTCACATTTAGTTGATGGTTTCTGTATACCTACTGTCTCGTACACGATCATTATTTGTTAGTTAAGCTAGCTgtgtaaaaataaatacttttttgTGTTATAGCACCCACTGGAATGACATCTCCAACCTCTGGGAGGCCATCTCGTTCACTGGCGCCCCTTGACCGTGGACGAAGGTGCTGGAGCGACAGAGAAGAGGAGATTCTAATTGGAACGCTGAAAGAACTCGTCGCCACTGGATGGAAAGCAGACAATGGATTTAGGGGCGGGTACTTGGGTAAGATCGAGGACGCGCTACGCCGTGAGTTCCCTAACACTGACTTGAAGGTAAACCCACATATCCAGTCCAAGATTCATACTTGGAAGAAGCACTACGGCGCATTGTCACAAGTCCTCAGTAGGAGTGGTATCGGCTTCAATCTCTACGGTGACTACAAAATCGACTGCGATGACGCTGCATGGACCGATATTCTGAAGGTATATGGGTGCCGATCTGCTTTATAATCGATGAATTATAGTCATCCCTATTGGGTACATAACAGACGTTGCCTAATTCATTGATAATTATGTGTCTATGTGTAGTCCGACCCAGGTGTAAAAGGGGTCCGCAATAAGTCTTGGCCTTACTATGACGATTGGAAAATCGTCTTCGGCAAGGACAAGGCCTGTGGTGAACATGCAGTTGGTCCGCGAGAGGCGTATCAGCAGAACTTCTCTGGTTCCTCACAGGTTTTTGCAGGTGAGGGGAGTTCATACCATGTCCCTGATCCATTCATCGGTGATGATTCTGCGTCTCATACCCTCTCCCCTGAGGCACCAACCGACAGCGGATTTAGCGCAGCAGGAGGAAGTGATCCCAAGGAAAATGCAGCCAAGGAACGTGCACCAAAGAAGCGCAAAGCCAAGGAGGATGCTCTAGACAGGCTGGTTGATGTGATTGGTAAGATGCATGAGGACACTAACAACAGGCTTGAATATCTTGCCAACCGAATTGGGTATGAGTTCGACTTGACTAAGTCGAGGAAGGAGGTTTTCAACCTTGTTGGGGTCATTCCTGGTCTCACTCTTGATCAAGTCTTCGATGCCTCTGCTATCATACTATCAAAGGTGGAAAATTTGGACTTTTTCATGAGTCTTCATGAAGTTGCGAGGCAAGCTTATGTTTACCGAGCTTTGGAGAAGTTTAATGGCAATTGAATGACAAGGAAGTATGCTATGGTTTTTTGGCTGTTTGGAAGTGTTGACATCTAGACTTATTAAAAGGTGTACGTATCACCTTCTTACTTTTGTTGGAGCTAAATTATGTAGTATACTGCTCCTTCTACTATCCCTTATCATGGACTGGTATCAGTTAGAATGGCTTTTGTCTGTAAATTGAACGTCTATATGTAAGATATGGTAACTGACTATGTAGGTGTCTCTATATATGGCTTACATCTATCTTATGTTAACGAGATGAACACCTATTTATCATACATGAAATATCAGCTATTATCATTGCATTGCGAAACACACAAGACTTGTTATCCCTTTGTCTATCGGAGGCGAACGCATCCACAGTTTAAGACATTGAGGGATTACTTGATAGCAAATACAAAACGTCTAGTCATATGCAGTTAACACAACATCATATTGTGTGTCCAAAGCTAGAACTCAATTAGACTACTACGAAAATAGCTAAGTACCGAAATCATCCTCAGATTCATCACCTGTGGAGTAGTCTTCGGAGGAACCAACATCCAGAACAAGTTCTTCAACACACTCCCGGCTCAATGATGCTaattaaagtaaataaattaaactaattaGTCTTAGTTCTACGCAATCTTGCGCAGTtttcaacacctaagattgaCGATCTAGATGGGAGATCAACACTCACCATCATAGTCAGTCCTTGAAGGGCATCCTGTGAGGAATTTGCAGCGTAGCACATGGAACTCACCACCGCCGATGTGGGTGAAAGAGATCATATCCTTGTTTTCTATGGTGTTCCCACAGACGAAGACACCCCACCCCTGTCTGAAGTAACAAACGTCGTTTTCTTTTACCATTTGAACACTCCATGGTACACCGTTTGGCAAGGACAAGGTGCAATGGGATGGGATTCTGTCGCCGTAATTGCGCACCCATTCGCCGGGGATCCGCTGAAATTTAAGATACACGTCTAATTAGATTCGAAGCAAATGTGGATACAACTTCAATTAAAATTAAGAATGCCTGCTAGTTAAAATACTTAATGAATACCAATCATTACAAGATAAATGAAATCCTGTATTCCATCCGTTCATATTCAATAGTCACACTTCTTTTCATTTTGTAAGTGGCATTAATGATTAATTCGCCACCACATTGGATAACATAACCCACTATTCTTTTCCACTTTTTCTACTACTATTGCTTTACATTCAACTAATTGTATTgcattaatcattttttttcatcacaTACTTTACAAACTTATAccattggaaacaataaaacaTATGTAAATGTGAGTCACATTAATATACCCctcaaaatcatgcatgatGTCTggatgtgtgttttatttttattttatcaaagtCAAGTCTGAATTTTTTTAGGTAATCTGAAAACCAGTTCCTAGTGTGTGAGCATATTAACCCATGCCCAAAATTTCACATAGAATGTCGGCTCCTTCTTTTAAAGAGAATCCAAACCATGGATAAAATGTATGCTTTCTATAATTTATTAACAATATTAATAAGCAGCAGTCCTTTTCAAATTGAAGATCGacattattaatatattaaatttcaaCGGGCGCTGCCTAAagattatattatatatatatcctTTTTATGGTGATCAAACTTGGTGCCCAACACGCTTATGAGTGATTTCCTTTTCCTCCCTCCCAACTTGTCCAACTATTATTGACTCAAACATGAAATTTACAccttcctttttgggatgtttcAATCCCTCCACGCCTGAATTTATTGAAGAAACTGATTATGGCTATgttaaagaagaagaagaagaagaagaagtaggTGTGTATGATCATAttcacaatttttttctttacaaCTTCttaattatgattatgattatatGATCTTTTGTGGGATGTTTGAATCAGGCATGACGAACGTTCCACACCGGAATTTTTGCGTATTTTCCTACAACGAACTCAGAGTCGGCACGCAAGGATTCAAGAACAAGATTGGAGAGGGTGGATTTGGTACTGTTTACAAGGTTTCACCAGTCTCCACTTcctacttgtttttttttttgtttggtgacactttttttttattgaaaaacaTTTTTGTTGGTCAACTATCAATATCACAGGGGAGGCTGATTGGGGACAGATTCATAGCTGTGAAGGTTGTATCTGTGGAGGTTGAATCGATGCGTGGCGAGAGGGAGTTCATATCCGAGATCGCAGCATTGTCCGACATCAAGCATGACAATCTCGTGACTCTGAAAGGTTGCTGCGTCGATGGAGCACACAGGCTTCTGGTCTACGATTACATGGAGAACAACAGCCTCGCGCAAACCTTTCTAGGTATTAATTTGCGATGCAAAAACTTT from Salvia splendens isolate huo1 chromosome 4, SspV2, whole genome shotgun sequence encodes the following:
- the LOC121799313 gene encoding uncharacterized protein LOC121799313; amino-acid sequence: MAESRRTGFEPPRKTNVHAPTGMTSPTSGRPSRSLAPLDRGRRCWSDREEEILIGTLKELVATGWKADNGFRGGYLGKIEDALRREFPNTDLKVNPHIQSKIHTWKKHYGALSQVLSRSGIGFNLYGDYKIDCDDAAWTDILKSDPGVKGVRNKSWPYYDDWKIVFGKDKACGEHAVGPREAYQQNFSGSSQVFAGEGSSYHVPDPFIGDDSASHTLSPEAPTDSGFSAAGGSDPKENAAKERAPKKRKAKEDALDRLVDVIGKMHEDTNNRLEYLANRIGYEFDLTKSRKEVFNLVGVIPGLTLDQVFDASAIILSKVENLDFFMSLHEVARQAYVYRALEKFNGN